AGGCCGCTTGcagagaggactggacaaattcatagaggaatttggctactggccacaatggctatgttcatTCTCCACGGAGAGAGGCAGCATGGCtctgaatggcagttgctggggtggggggcagtggggagggtgctgttggAAGTGGGCTTTCTTTCCGTAAGCGTTTGGTTGGctgccgtgagaacaggatgctggaccagatgggccttgggcctgatccaccagggctcttatACTTTTTGCAGATTAATatggaaatgggatggaacagACAAGCCAAACCATGCAAACCGACTCAGTATCAGAAATAGACGGATCCATCCATTCCTAGTGGATACAGGCCTTCGATTATATCGGTTGCCATCCAGTTTAAGGCAGAGGATTGtagggttgttggggtttttttggtgttttttttaaatgatgcttttgaaAATGAGTATCCATTTCTATGCTTTGATAAGCAACAATCACGAGCTCTTCGGGCAACATTTTGGACAGCCTTATTTCTCGCAAAGCCCAAGGACCTAGAGAAACATAGATATATAGGAAATAACAGAGCTGTATATGGTACAGAAACAACAGAGAGACATCAGGTTTTGTGGGGACTATGATTCAGCTGTGAGGAGGTTGCTGACATCATGCTTAAATTCAGGAGTGGAGGGACGAGCCCCAAAATCACCCCAGTTCACCGtgttcttcacacacacccccgccaATGCACACCCTTATGAATAATAGCTTTGACAATGCAGAATCTGCACAAactttctgcagcaccccattTAAGAGTCTTTAAGAGATTGGCACAACTTTTTCATTCCTTTCTTGGTATAAAATGTTGACACCTTGAGAGGAGCAAttttcctgcttttgttgtgctttgCCCTCAATCCTGACATATCGAATTATTCTCTGTTTGGATCATGTGCTAAAAAGagattttcagtttttttttttttttaatgatattcaGAGCCCATTCTTTCCACTTCACCTTATGGGTTTCGTTCTTCTACAATATAAACGTGGGCATGTTTGCTCAATGGCATGGAACTACGGGTTTCATTTTTGGCACATCAAACTGTAACCACAACACAGCAATAATGAGATCATGGTATGTAATCATTTCCCTCCCCATCACAAATGCATCATAAAATGCTCAGTTTATTTGTGGTCTGCAGTGTGGCTTGCTTTGCTTTCCATTACAAAATGAACGCAAATGCTCTggaatggcctggttcacacataacactaaaccatggttaatgttAAATGTTACACCATGGTTAACACTAACCGTCATTAATAAAACCATCATTAAAGTGGAATCATCTGGCAGACGGTCACTTAAGCCTTAGTTTATTACATCCCTCTATCAAAGAGACACAAGCCCAGAAGAGCTGCTATTTAGTTACAGCTCTGTACCTTTTGAGCAGTGATGGACTCCATAAGCAGCATTAAGGAGGAGGGGTTGGGCTGGGTTCACATGTAATACTAAGCTATGCTTTACAGTAACCAGGGTTTATAAACCAACTACAAACCTTGATTAACAAGCAAATTTTAACCATcgttaataaaccatagttaagctgctGCAGTCAtgcataacactaagccatggttaaaGAAACTATAgtttaacaaaccatggtttagtgtgcaaaccaggccattctCTTTTGGGATTATGCACAGGAAGCGAACAGTTGGTCCCAACTCTCTGGTTACATTTCTTAAGTGAAACTTGTgtagttgctgttttgttaaaaaaaaaaaagggcaaaGTTTCAAAGGACTTTCTCATCTAGCAGTTTGTTGATTCCATCACAGATCTTTTTGAGGTGTGGTCGGCATTCCCCATCAAGGCTATAGAGGGCAGTGAGGAACTCCACATTTGCGAAATGGTCGAAGACGTGATTGATTCGCGCATGAGACCTGGCTGTCAGGTGCCGTTCCACGAGTTCATGAACAAGGTCTTTGCACTCATTCAGGAGTTCCGAGAGGACATTTTTATCGAAAGTGTACTCCACCTCATAAAAGCTAACAATCGTCATGGCCGCTTGGTTCAGCTTCTTGCGGAACTTCTCGACAATCTCCAGCTCTTCGGAATTGAACTGATTGTTTCGGTAGAGGATCCCGATTTTGATGGCCACTTTGATCAAGTCCCTCATGATTTTGTGGGCTTCCTTCTTGTTCTTCATGTGTTCCGTGGTCACTTTGTATAACTCGTCGAAGATTTCGCTGCTGGTGTCATCAATCAGCATGTTAGCCATGGTCTTAGTGGCCATTTTACTCAAGATCTTTTTCTGGGCTTGCAGTGCAAGGCTCTTTGAACTGAAGCTTTCAGGACCTAAGGTTAGTGGGCGGGGTGGTTGAGTGGGGCGGAGGGAGGGATGGAAAGAGAtggaaaaggaggagagaagaaaggagagaaaaggggaaagttatcTTTGAATAATTTGCAATGAACATCTCA
The sequence above is drawn from the Lacerta agilis isolate rLacAgi1 chromosome 13, rLacAgi1.pri, whole genome shotgun sequence genome and encodes:
- the TNFAIP8L3 gene encoding tumor necrosis factor alpha-induced protein 8-like protein 3, which codes for MDSDSGELSEGELVSSAGPESFSSKSLALQAQKKILSKMATKTMANMLIDDTSSEIFDELYKVTTEHMKNKKEAHKIMRDLIKVAIKIGILYRNNQFNSEELEIVEKFRKKLNQAAMTIVSFYEVEYTFDKNVLSELLNECKDLVHELVERHLTARSHARINHVFDHFANVEFLTALYSLDGECRPHLKKICDGINKLLDEKVL